The following nucleotide sequence is from Streptobacillus canis.
AAGATTTAAAAGCAGGTATGGAACTTGAAGGTACTGTTAGAAATGTTACTAAATTTGGAGCATTTGTTGATATAGGATTAAAAAATGATGCTATGATACATATTTCAGAACTTTCAGATTCATTTATAGATGATCCAACTAAAGTATTATCTATAGGTCAAATTATTAAAGTAAGAGTACTTGATGTAGATATGCAAAGAGGAAGAGTTGCTTTAACAAGAAGAGATCCAAATTATGTTAAACCAAATAAAAATAGTAAAGATAACAAGAAAAAACAACAAAATAAAGTAAATAAAGAAGACATTCAAAGAAAGAAATTAGAACAACAATTGATAAATAAAGGATGGAAAATAAAAAAATAGGAGGAAAATATGTCAGAAGAAAATAAAGTAGATTATGCAGGAACGCTTAATTTACCTAAAACAAGCTTTAAAATGAAAGCGAATCTTGCACAAAAAGAACCTTTAACTATAAGAGATTGGGGAAAAAATAAGATATATGAAAAATCATTAGACAATGAAAAACCAATATTTTTCTTACATGATGGACCACCATATGCTAATGGTGATTTACATATAGGGCACGCAATAAACAAAGTGCTTAAAGATATAATTTTAAAATATAAGAGATTACAAGGATTTAATGCACCATATATACCAGGTTGGGATACACATGGATTACCTATAGAATGGAAAATGATACAAGATTTAGGTGAAAAAGCTAAAGAAATGTCCCCTTTAGAATTAAGAAATGCTTGTAAAAAATATGCATTAAAATCTGTAGAAAATCAAAAGAAAGATTTCGTTAGAATGGGAATCTTAGGAGATTGGGATAATCCATACATAACTTTAAATAAAGATTTTGAAGCAGAACAATTAAGAGTGTTTAGAGATATATATGAAAATGGATATGTATATAAAGGGTTAAAACCAGTTTATTGGTCACCAACTACAGAAACAGCTTTAGCTGAAGCTGAAATAGAATATAAAGATGTAGAATCAGATTCAATATATGTTAAGATGAGCTTAACTCTTGAATCTAATGAAAAATTAGGTGTAGAAGATGCATCTATGGTAATATGGACAACAACTCCATGGACTATACCTGCAAACTTAGCTATATCTTTAAATGAAGAATTTACATATGGAGTTTACAAAACTGAAAAAGGTAATTTAATATTAAATAAAACTTTAGCTGAAAGAGCGTTCGGAGAAATGAACTTAAGCTTTGAATTAGTTAAAGAAATACCTGGTAAAGATTTTGAAAGATTAACATATACTCACCCACTATATGGAAGAGAATCTATGTTAATATTAGGAGATCACGTTACTGAAGATGCAGGTACAGGATGTGTACATACTGCACCAGGGCACGGGGCTGATGACTATAACGTAGCACAAAAATATGGAATAGGAATCTTATCACCAGTTGATAATAAAGGTCACATGACACATGAAGCACCAGGTTATGAAGGATTATTCTACAAAAAAGCTAATAGTGCAATAATGGCAGATCTTGAAGAAAAAGGATATTTATTAGGACATAAAAAATTAGTTCACTCATATCCACATGACTGGAGAAGTAAAAAACCAGTAATATTTAGAGCAACAGAACAATGGTTCATAAAAGTTGATGGAGAAGTTAGAGAAAATGCATTAGACAGATTAAAAGAAGTTGAATTTGTACCTTCATGGGGAAGAAATAGAATTACTTCTATGATGGAAAATAGACCTGACTGGACTATATCTAGACAAAGAGTATGGGGAGTACCAATACCAATATTCTATAATGCAAAAACTAATGAAGTAATATATGAATCAGAAATAATGTCTAGAGTAATAGACTTAGTAGAAAAAGAAGGAACTGATATTTGGTGGAAATATTCTGCTGAAGAAATCATAGGAGAAGAATTACTTGTTAAACATAACTTAAAAGATGTTGAGTTAAGAAAAGAAAAATCTATACTTGATGTTTGGTTTGATTCAGGAGTTACTCATAGAGCGGTTTTAAGACCTAGAGGATATAACATAAGACCAGTAGACTTATACTTAGAAGGATCTGACCAACATAGAGGATGGTTCCAATCATCATTACTTACTTCAGTAGCCTCTACATTTGATGCACCATACAAAAAATTATTAACACATGGATTTGTTATGGATGGTCAAGGAAGAAAAATGTCTAAATCTTTAGGAAATACAATAACTCCAAAAGATATTATAGATGTACACGGAGCAGATATCTTAAGATTATGGGTTTCAAGTGTTGATTATAGAGAAGATGTTAGAATATCTGATAATATAATACAACAAATGGCAGATTCATACAGAAAAATAAGAAATACTGCAAGATACTTATTAGGTAACATAAATGATTTTGATAGAAAAAACAGAGTAGCTTATGAAGATATGTTTGAAATAGATAAATGGGCTATGCACAAATTAGAAGAATTAAAAGCTAAAGTTACTAAACATTATGATAATTATGAATTCTATTCATTATTCCAAGAAATCCTATATTTCTGTTCAGTAGAAATGTCTTCATTCTATCTTGATATAATCAAAGATAGATTATACTGTGAATATAAAGATTCAGTAGAAAGAAGATCAGCTCAAACAGTACTTGTAGATATCTTAGATGTATTAGTAAGAGTAATATCTCCAGTATTATCATTTACTGCAGAAGAAATCTGGGAAAGACTTGAATATGAAGGAAAAGAAGAAAGCGTACACTTAGCGACATGGGTTCAAGCGAAACCTGAACACTTAAATGAAGAACTTGCTAAAAAATGGCAAATCTTAGGAGAACTTAGAAAAGAAGTTAATAAGAAAATAGAAAAAGAAAGACAAAATGGATCTATAGGATTATCACTAGATGCTAGAGTATTAATAAAAGTAACTAATGATAAATATGAATTCATTAAAGAATATTCTAACTGGGATATCTCAGATATATTCTTAGTATCACAAGTTGAATTTACAAATACAGAAGAATTAGAAAAAACTGATTTAGAAGGATTTGAAGTTAAAGTTGTTAGAGCTTTAGGTAAAAAATGTGAAAGATGTTGGAAATATTCAGAAGAAGTTGGACAAGATCCAGAATTCCCAGATGTAACATTAAGAGATGCTAAAGTATTAAGAATGTTGAAAGGACAATAATATGCAATATATTTTGCTGACTTTACTGTATGTAGCTTTAGTATTTGGAGATCAACTTACTAAACAAGTTATGTATGTAGTGTCAAATGGACAAATTGGTTATTCTATACCAGTATTAGGAGATTTCTTTAAATTTACATATATAGAAAACCATGGTGGAGTATTTGGGCTTTTCCAAGGACATATTATAGTCTTTACTATAATCAGTTCTATATTAATTACATACATCCTATATACTGAATGGAAAAACTTTTTAAAAGCAGATTTAATAAAAAAAATTGCAATAATATTTATTGCAGCAGGAGCAACAGGAAATATGTTTGACAGATTCTTTAGAGGTTTTGTTATAGATATGATAGACTTCAGAGGAATCTGGCAATTCATATTTAACGTTGCCGATGTATATATACACATAGGAATATATATACTTGTATTAATATATATATTTAGAAAAGAAAAATAAGTATAAAGAAAGGGGAAAATACGATGTATTTTCAGGATATAATACTAACACTACAAAAATATTGGAGTGAACAAGGTTGTATAATAAGTAACCCATATGACGTAGAAACTGGAGCTGGAACATTTAATCCAGACACTTTCTTAATGTCACTTGGACCAGAACCATGGAATGTTGCTTATGTTGAACCATCAAGAAGACCTAAAGATGGAAGATATGGACAAAATCCAAATAGAGTGTATCAACATCATCAGTTTCAAGTAATAATGAAACCATCACCAGATAATATACAGGAACTTTACTTAAAGAGTTTAGAAGCTTTAGGTATAGATGTTAAAAATCATGATATAAGATTTGTTGAGGATAACTGGGAATCTCCAACTCTAGGAGCTTGGGGACTTGGTTGGGAAGTATGGTTAGATGGTATGGAAATTACACAATTTACTTACTTCCAACAAGTAGGAGGAATAGAAGTAGATATTACTCCATCTGAAATTACTTATGGACTTGAAAGAATAGCCCTATACTTACAAAATAAAGAAAATGTTTATGATTTAGAGTGGACTAAAGGTGTTAAATATGGTGAAAGAAGATTCCAATACGAATATGAAATGAGTAAATATAGTTTTGAAGTAAGTGATTCAGCTATGAACTTTACTCTATTTGATATGTATGAAAAAGAAGCTAATAACTGTATTAACCATAAATTAGTACTACCTGCATATGACTATGTATTAAAATGTTCACATACATTTAATAATCTTGATGCAAGAGGAGCTATTTCTACTACAGAAAGAATGTCATACATTTTAAGAGTTAGAGATTTAGCTAAAAAATGTGCTGAAATATTTGTTAAAACTCGTGAAGAGTTAGGACATCCACTTTTAAAAAAAGGGGGAGATAAATAATGAGATTTCTATTTGAAATAGGAGTTGAAGAACTACCTTCAAGATATGTTGATAAAGCTAGTGATGATTTACTAGAAATATTCAAAAAAGAATTAACTGAAGCAAGAATAGAATTTTCTGGAGAAAAGAAATTTAATTCTCCAAGAAGAATGGCAATATATTTTGAAAATATTGCTGATATGCAAAAAGACTTTTATGAAAAGAAAACTGGTCCATCTACAACAGTAGCATATAAAGATGGAGTATTAACTAAAGCTGCACTTGGATTTTTAAATTCTCAAAATTTAACTGAAGAAGATTTAAAAATAGAAAAAACAGATAAAGGTGAATACATTTATGTTGAGAAAAACCTAAAAGGTGTAGAAACTATAAAAGTATTACCAGAATTAATGGAAAATGCTATTAAATCACTTGATTTTGATAAAACTATGAAATGGAGTGATAGAACATTTAGATTTGCAAGACCTATTAAATGGATAGTTGCAACTTTAGATGATAAAGTAGTAGATTTCTCTTTTGAAGGAATACATGCAGGTAATGTTTCAAGAGGAATGAGACTATTTGGAAGTCAAGAAGTATTAATTTCTGATAGTAGAAATTATGAAAAAGCATTATTAAAAGAATTTGTAGTAGTAGATCCAGTTAAAAGACGTGAAATGATACTTGAAAGTGTTAAAAATAACTGTGAAAATGATGGAGATAAAGTAATAATTAATAAATATCTTTTAGATGAAGTAGTAAACCTTGTTGAATATCCTTATGCAATTAAAGGTGAATTTAATAAAGATTATTTAGAATTACCTGAAGACATCATTACTATAACTATGGAAACACACCAAAGATATTTCCCAGTTAAGAGTTCAGATGGTAAATTAACTAACAAATTTGTACTTGTTAGAAATGCTCCTGAATATTCAGAACTAGTTAAAAAAGGAAATGAAAAAGTTATAGAACCAAGACTTGCAGATGCTAAATTCTTCTTTGATGAAGATTTAAAAGTTAAACTTGCAGATAACGTAGAAAAACTTAAAAACGTAACGTTCCAAAAAGATATGGGAACTATATTTGAAAAAATGGAAAGAAGTCAAAAGATTGCTAAATATTTAATTGAAAAATTAAATTTAGGAAATGCTGAAGATATCTTAAGAACTATATTCTTATCTAAAGCAGATCTTGTAAGTAATGTAATTAATGAAAAAGAATTTACTAAACTACAAGGATTTATGGGTTCAGTTTATGCTGAAAAAGAAGGAGAAAAAGCAGAAGTTGCTAAGGGTATTTTTGAACACTACTTACCTAGATTCCAAGGAGATATCTTGCCTGAAACTATAGAAGGAACTATAGCTTCTATAGCAGATAAATTAGATACTTTAGTTGGAGCTTTCTCTGTAAACTTAATACCTACAAGTTCTAAAGATCCATATGCTTTAAGACGTGCTACTAATGGATTACTATTAACAGCATTCAATAAAGGATTAAATATTGATTATGTAGAATTAGTAAACAAAGCTCTAGAAATATTTGGAAGTGACAAGAAAATATTAAATGAAAATGCTAAAGAAAATATTTTAGAATTTGTTAAACAAAGACTAGAAGGTATATTAGCAACAGACTTTAGTAAGAACTTAATTTCTTATCAAATTAATAATGTTACATCAATTATGGATTTAAAAGAAAGATTAACTACACTTGCAGGACTTGAAAAAGGTGAAAACTTTGAAATATTAATTAACCTAATTAAGAGATTAAAAAATATTTCTAAAGAAGTAAGTTCATCAGTAGATACTTCTTTATTTGAAAATGAAGAAGAAAAATCCCTATATTTATTATCTCAAAATTTAAGTGGAGAGTTTAAAGATATAGATATGCTACTTGATAAAAAAGATGTAATTAATAACTTCTTTGAAAAAGTAATAATTAATGTTAAAGAAGAGGCTGTAAAAAATAATAGAATAGCCTTAATAAATGAAGTTTTAAGTAAAGTAAATAAACTAATACAAGTATAAAGTTTAAGGAGGAGAAATGAAAAAATTGCTTATGCTTATAGCTTTAATTGGAGTAGTTTCTTCTCCAATTGAACTTAAAAAAGAAATAAATATATTTGAAGATGAAGAAATAGTAAAAAAATACATTAATCATTTAGAAGATATTGATGTTGAAGATTATTCTCCATATATTAATACTTCTGAATTGATTTCTGAAGGAAATGAACCCAATAACAATGTTATAGACTCTGCAAGTAACGAAGAGTTTGATATAGAAAATCCGTTTAAAGTTACTAAGAATTTTGATTTTGATGTAAAGAATTTAAAGGACATTATTAAGAAAGATTTATCTAATGAATTATCAGTTAAAATAGATAAGAATATTTTAGATTTAACTATGGATAGTACTTCTATGGGAGCCCTATTCTTTGATGGTAATAATGACTTAAATAAGCTTAATAATTTCAAAAAAGATTTAGTTGATTTTGCTAATGATAAGATCAATATGTATGGTGAATTAGTAAAAGGTGAATTTGTAAATAATGACAAAAATGCAGAAGTATATAATAATGTTATTGAGTTTGAATTAGAGTAGGGAGGTTATTGTGGAAAATAGATTTGTTGATTTAAACGAAATGTTAGAAGATTATGAAATAAGTAATGAGATAAATTCTTTAAGACCACAGCTATTTAAAGACTATATAGGTCAAGAAGATTTGAAAGAGACTCTAAGTATCTCAATAAAAGCAGCTAAAATTAGACAGGAGGCATTAGATCACATTCTTTTATTTGGGCCTCCAGGTTTAGGTAAAACTACTATGGCTACTGTAATTGCTAATGAAATGGGGACTAATATTAAAATTACATCTGGACCAGTTTTAGAAAAAGCTGGAGATTTAGTATCTATACTTACTACACTAGAAGATGGAGATGTCCTATTCATAGACGAAATACATAGATTAAGTACTAATATAGAAGAAATACTTTATTCAGCTATGGAAGATTTTAAAGTAGATATAATGCTTGGGAAAGGGCATGGTGCTACTAGTTATAGGGTAGAACTTAAAAGATTTACTTTAATAGGAGCTACTACTATGGCAGGAAAGCTTTCAAAACCATTTAAAGATAGATTTGGAATACAACATAGAATGAATTTCTACACTACAGAAGAATTAATGAAAATAATTTCAAGATCTGCAAGTATTTTAGGAGTTGAATGTGTAGAAAATTCTTTAAGAGATATAGCTTTAAGAAGTAGAGGAACACCAAGACTAGCAAATAGAGTATTAAAAAGATCTAGAGATTATGCTACTGTAAATGGTAATGGTATTATAAACGATGAAATAATGAGAGAAGTAATTAGAATACTTAAAGTAGATGAAAGAGGTCTTGATGAGATGGATAGAAGTCTACTTAGAGCAATAATAGTAAACTATGGTGGAGGACCAGTAGGAGTAGAAACTCTAGCAACTCATTTAGGCGAAGATAGAAAGACCATAGAAGAAGTATATGAACCATATTTAATACAGCTTGGATTACTAAAAGTAAGTCTTAGAGGTAGGGAAGTAACAGATTTAGCCTATAGCCATATGGGACTTGAAAAGAGGTAGTATGTTAACAGTAATAGCAGATAAAGTTATGGGAGATATTGTAGAGATATCTGAAGTAACTGAAATAAATCATATTAAAAATGTATTTAGATTAAAAGAAAATGATGAAGTAAGAGTTATAGATTTTGAATATGAGTATAAAGGAATAATAAAGGAAATTAATAAAAAAAATATATTAATTAGTATATCTTATAAAAAAGAAGATATTTATTCTTTACCTTTTAACTTAGATTTAGCTATAGGATTACTTAAGAATGAAAAAATGAAGCTATTAATACAAAAATTAACAGAATTAGGTATTAGAAACATTATTCCATTAAAGACAGAAAGAGTAGTTGTTAAAATCAATGAAAAGAAGGAAAAATGGGATTTAGTAGTTAGAGAAAGCATGAAACAATGTAGAGCTATAAAAAAAACTAACGTAGAAATACTTAATGAAATTGAAAGAATAAAATATGAAAACTATGATAAAATTATATATGGATATGAAAGTAGTGAATCTTCACTTAATTTAAAAGATGTAATTAAGAAGGAAGATGAAAACATACTATTAATAATAGGACCTGAAGGTGGGTTTGCACTTGAAGAAGTGGAATTTTTAAAATCTCGTGGTGCTATTGAAATTAGTTTAGGTAAAAGAATACTTAGAGCAGAGACTGCAGCTATAGTCCTTGCAGGAAGTATAATAAATATAAAAGAGTAAAAAGGAAGGTAAATATGAAAAAGAATTTAACAATATTTTTAATATTATTAGCATTAGTTTCTTGTGGAACTAAAACAATGACAGAAATAGAAGGAAATAAAATAGTAAGAGTAGATAATACATATTACTTACACTATAACGATACAGTTATTAAATTAACTGAAGATACATATATTACAAAAGACAAAAAAGTTGGAGATTACTTCAAAGGCTCATTCTTTAGTAATGAAGAAGATGATTTCTTAGTTGATTTAAAGAAATACTTCCCACATGGATTTAATGGAATACAAGAAGGAGAAGCTCCAAAGAGCTTTTCTGAAATGCCGTTATTATCTTTAGGAGAAAAGAAAATAATAGATGCAATAGCATTATCAAAAGATTTATCAAGCAAAAATCCAGATCTTTTAATTGCTAAAGATGAAACTAAAGATGAAGAGAAAAAAGAAGAAAATAAAGCTGAAGTTAAAGAAGTTAATTTAACTGGTAAAAAATTAGCCATATTAAATGCTAATGGTATAGATGGTTATGCAAGAAGATTAGGAGAGAGCTTAAAAGCAACTTTAGGAGTAGAAGCTTTATCTGAAAATTATGGTAAATCAGAAAACTTAACTTATGTAATTAACCATAAATTAAGTCCTGAAGAATTAGATAAATTAGTAAATACTTTAAATATTAAATATATTAAAGTGCAAAACAATCCAGATTTAAAAGCAGATCAAGATGTAGTATTAATTACAGGTAATGATGCAAATGTTAACTATGCTATAGAAATCTTATCTAAAGGTGGATTAAAAGATGTAGAAAATATGTTAACAGGATATACTGTAACAACTAAAACTGAAGCTAAATACAATAATGAAGATATTAAAGATGAAACTATTATCATGTATAATCCAGAAGATGTATTTATAGCTAAAAAAGTATTAGGATTATTACCTAATGCAACATTAAAAGAAAATGCAAGCATAAGTGGAAAATTAATAATAACAACTAAATAAGGAGAAATATGGAAGACATAGTAAAAGTAGTAATAGATGCAATAGAAGATAAAAAAGGACTAGATATTAAAGTTTATGATTTAAGAGGAAAATCACCTTTCTTTGATTACTCTATACTTTGTACAGGATCATCAACTAGAAACGTTGATGCTATAGTTCAAGAATTAAAGAAAGCTATGCCAGTAGTTAAAGGTATAGAAGGACAAGAAGAAGCAAACTGGGTATTAATTGATGGTGGAGATGTACTTGTAAGCGTATTTACAAGAGATGCTAGAAATTATTACAAATTAGACGAATTTTATGAAAGTGTTTAAAAATAATGAGAATATTAGATATAGAGGATAAGAGTAAAAGAGCTTCAGCTTTTCTATTCATAGTATTTCTAATATTTTTGGGATTAGTTTTAAGACTATATAACTTACAGATAACAAATAGTAATCTTTATCAAAATAGAGCAGCTAGAAACAGTTTAAGAACAAATACTATTAAGCCTGTTAGAGGAAAAATTTATGATAAGGATGGAGAACTTCTAGTAAGTAATACTACAGGTTATCATCTAATACATAAGGAAAGCCAAAATATCTCTCAGGATGAGGCTGAATTACTTAAAAAAGTATATGGAAAAACAGATGCTGAAAGAGAACAAATGTTTTCTAATTTAGGTAAGAAGTCAAAGGCTAAACTAGAAGAAATATATTTAGATAGTTTAGATATGATGAAATTAACTAATATAGAATACGATGATATTATAAACAAATTCTATAAAGTGCTTCCTATAGGATTTGATAAAGTAATTATTATAGATGAAGATTTAGATTCAGAAAGTGCTCTTGTAGGTGTTGAAAAAATAACTAATCCACGTATAGATATTTTAGAATATGATAAGAGATATTATCATAAACATGAGATAGCATCTCATGTGATAGGAAATGTTAAGCTTATTAGTGAAAAAGAGTATGAAGAACTAAAAGATAAAGGTTTTGAAAAAGATGACCTTGTAGGTAAAGATGGAATAGAAAAAACATATAATGTGGAACTTAAAGGAAGTTCTGGTAAAGAATTTGTTGAAGTAGATGCAAGAGGTAATGTACTTAATAAACTAGATGAAGAAAAAGCAGTACCAGGGAAAAATATTTATCTTTCAATAGATTATGATTTACAACAATATATGACTGATAATTTTAAAGGTAAAATAGGTACATTTATAGCAATTGACGTAAAAACTGGTAAGGTACTAACATATGTTAGTTATCCTGAAGTGGATTTAAATGTATTAAGCTCAAGAATAAGTAAAACTGATTGGGATAATTTGTTAAATTCACCTAAGAGACCTTTATTAAATAGAGGTATAGCAGGATTATTCCCGCCAGGATCTACAGCAAAAATTGCAAGTGGATTAGCAATTATAGAAAATGGAATTTCACCATATGATACTATGTATTCAAACGGAGAATTTACATATGGTAAAGTAACATTTAGAGATTCAAATAGAAGTGGACATGGAGTGACTAATTTCTTTAAAGCTATAGCTGAATCAGTAAATACATATTATTACCAAAATATATTAAGAATTAATAGAGATAAATATTTTGAAGTAGCAAAAGATTTTGGTATAGGAGAATTAACAGAAGTTGATCTTCCAGGTGAAGTTGCTGGAGTATTACCTACACCAGAATGGAAGAAGAAAAAATTTAAATCTGCCATAGATCAAAAATGGTTACCTGGAGATTTAATCAATATGTCTATAGGACAAGGATATATGCTTAT
It contains:
- the ileS gene encoding isoleucine--tRNA ligase, with the translated sequence MSEENKVDYAGTLNLPKTSFKMKANLAQKEPLTIRDWGKNKIYEKSLDNEKPIFFLHDGPPYANGDLHIGHAINKVLKDIILKYKRLQGFNAPYIPGWDTHGLPIEWKMIQDLGEKAKEMSPLELRNACKKYALKSVENQKKDFVRMGILGDWDNPYITLNKDFEAEQLRVFRDIYENGYVYKGLKPVYWSPTTETALAEAEIEYKDVESDSIYVKMSLTLESNEKLGVEDASMVIWTTTPWTIPANLAISLNEEFTYGVYKTEKGNLILNKTLAERAFGEMNLSFELVKEIPGKDFERLTYTHPLYGRESMLILGDHVTEDAGTGCVHTAPGHGADDYNVAQKYGIGILSPVDNKGHMTHEAPGYEGLFYKKANSAIMADLEEKGYLLGHKKLVHSYPHDWRSKKPVIFRATEQWFIKVDGEVRENALDRLKEVEFVPSWGRNRITSMMENRPDWTISRQRVWGVPIPIFYNAKTNEVIYESEIMSRVIDLVEKEGTDIWWKYSAEEIIGEELLVKHNLKDVELRKEKSILDVWFDSGVTHRAVLRPRGYNIRPVDLYLEGSDQHRGWFQSSLLTSVASTFDAPYKKLLTHGFVMDGQGRKMSKSLGNTITPKDIIDVHGADILRLWVSSVDYREDVRISDNIIQQMADSYRKIRNTARYLLGNINDFDRKNRVAYEDMFEIDKWAMHKLEELKAKVTKHYDNYEFYSLFQEILYFCSVEMSSFYLDIIKDRLYCEYKDSVERRSAQTVLVDILDVLVRVISPVLSFTAEEIWERLEYEGKEESVHLATWVQAKPEHLNEELAKKWQILGELRKEVNKKIEKERQNGSIGLSLDARVLIKVTNDKYEFIKEYSNWDISDIFLVSQVEFTNTEELEKTDLEGFEVKVVRALGKKCERCWKYSEEVGQDPEFPDVTLRDAKVLRMLKGQ
- the mrdA gene encoding penicillin-binding protein 2; this translates as MRILDIEDKSKRASAFLFIVFLIFLGLVLRLYNLQITNSNLYQNRAARNSLRTNTIKPVRGKIYDKDGELLVSNTTGYHLIHKESQNISQDEAELLKKVYGKTDAEREQMFSNLGKKSKAKLEEIYLDSLDMMKLTNIEYDDIINKFYKVLPIGFDKVIIIDEDLDSESALVGVEKITNPRIDILEYDKRYYHKHEIASHVIGNVKLISEKEYEELKDKGFEKDDLVGKDGIEKTYNVELKGSSGKEFVEVDARGNVLNKLDEEKAVPGKNIYLSIDYDLQQYMTDNFKGKIGTFIAIDVKTGKVLTYVSYPEVDLNVLSSRISKTDWDNLLNSPKRPLLNRGIAGLFPPGSTAKIASGLAIIENGISPYDTMYSNGEFTYGKVTFRDSNRSGHGVTNFFKAIAESVNTYYYQNILRINRDKYFEVAKDFGIGELTEVDLPGEVAGVLPTPEWKKKKFKSAIDQKWLPGDLINMSIGQGYMLMTPMQVLMMYQAVANDGVMVKPTFVDYFETADGIKETKETEVLRKLNIKDENIKNMQKALRMTVTEGTAKALNSLPVPVSAKTGTAQNRNEAHHSWMAGYFPSDNPQIAFVALVEQGGYGAVEAGGRVYEFISKYYELKGVN
- a CDS encoding RsmE family RNA methyltransferase encodes the protein MLTVIADKVMGDIVEISEVTEINHIKNVFRLKENDEVRVIDFEYEYKGIIKEINKKNILISISYKKEDIYSLPFNLDLAIGLLKNEKMKLLIQKLTELGIRNIIPLKTERVVVKINEKKEKWDLVVRESMKQCRAIKKTNVEILNEIERIKYENYDKIIYGYESSESSLNLKDVIKKEDENILLIIGPEGGFALEEVEFLKSRGAIEISLGKRILRAETAAIVLAGSIINIKE
- a CDS encoding LytR C-terminal domain-containing protein, encoding MKKNLTIFLILLALVSCGTKTMTEIEGNKIVRVDNTYYLHYNDTVIKLTEDTYITKDKKVGDYFKGSFFSNEEDDFLVDLKKYFPHGFNGIQEGEAPKSFSEMPLLSLGEKKIIDAIALSKDLSSKNPDLLIAKDETKDEEKKEENKAEVKEVNLTGKKLAILNANGIDGYARRLGESLKATLGVEALSENYGKSENLTYVINHKLSPEELDKLVNTLNIKYIKVQNNPDLKADQDVVLITGNDANVNYAIEILSKGGLKDVENMLTGYTVTTKTEAKYNNEDIKDETIIMYNPEDVFIAKKVLGLLPNATLKENASISGKLIITTK
- the glyS gene encoding glycine--tRNA ligase subunit beta, whose translation is MRFLFEIGVEELPSRYVDKASDDLLEIFKKELTEARIEFSGEKKFNSPRRMAIYFENIADMQKDFYEKKTGPSTTVAYKDGVLTKAALGFLNSQNLTEEDLKIEKTDKGEYIYVEKNLKGVETIKVLPELMENAIKSLDFDKTMKWSDRTFRFARPIKWIVATLDDKVVDFSFEGIHAGNVSRGMRLFGSQEVLISDSRNYEKALLKEFVVVDPVKRREMILESVKNNCENDGDKVIINKYLLDEVVNLVEYPYAIKGEFNKDYLELPEDIITITMETHQRYFPVKSSDGKLTNKFVLVRNAPEYSELVKKGNEKVIEPRLADAKFFFDEDLKVKLADNVEKLKNVTFQKDMGTIFEKMERSQKIAKYLIEKLNLGNAEDILRTIFLSKADLVSNVINEKEFTKLQGFMGSVYAEKEGEKAEVAKGIFEHYLPRFQGDILPETIEGTIASIADKLDTLVGAFSVNLIPTSSKDPYALRRATNGLLLTAFNKGLNIDYVELVNKALEIFGSDKKILNENAKENILEFVKQRLEGILATDFSKNLISYQINNVTSIMDLKERLTTLAGLEKGENFEILINLIKRLKNISKEVSSSVDTSLFENEEEKSLYLLSQNLSGEFKDIDMLLDKKDVINNFFEKVIINVKEEAVKNNRIALINEVLSKVNKLIQV
- the glyQ gene encoding glycine--tRNA ligase subunit alpha; translated protein: MYFQDIILTLQKYWSEQGCIISNPYDVETGAGTFNPDTFLMSLGPEPWNVAYVEPSRRPKDGRYGQNPNRVYQHHQFQVIMKPSPDNIQELYLKSLEALGIDVKNHDIRFVEDNWESPTLGAWGLGWEVWLDGMEITQFTYFQQVGGIEVDITPSEITYGLERIALYLQNKENVYDLEWTKGVKYGERRFQYEYEMSKYSFEVSDSAMNFTLFDMYEKEANNCINHKLVLPAYDYVLKCSHTFNNLDARGAISTTERMSYILRVRDLAKKCAEIFVKTREELGHPLLKKGGDK
- the rsfS gene encoding ribosome silencing factor, which codes for MEDIVKVVIDAIEDKKGLDIKVYDLRGKSPFFDYSILCTGSSTRNVDAIVQELKKAMPVVKGIEGQEEANWVLIDGGDVLVSVFTRDARNYYKLDEFYESV
- the ruvB gene encoding Holliday junction branch migration DNA helicase RuvB, coding for MLEDYEISNEINSLRPQLFKDYIGQEDLKETLSISIKAAKIRQEALDHILLFGPPGLGKTTMATVIANEMGTNIKITSGPVLEKAGDLVSILTTLEDGDVLFIDEIHRLSTNIEEILYSAMEDFKVDIMLGKGHGATSYRVELKRFTLIGATTMAGKLSKPFKDRFGIQHRMNFYTTEELMKIISRSASILGVECVENSLRDIALRSRGTPRLANRVLKRSRDYATVNGNGIINDEIMREVIRILKVDERGLDEMDRSLLRAIIVNYGGGPVGVETLATHLGEDRKTIEEVYEPYLIQLGLLKVSLRGREVTDLAYSHMGLEKR
- the lspA gene encoding signal peptidase II; amino-acid sequence: MQYILLTLLYVALVFGDQLTKQVMYVVSNGQIGYSIPVLGDFFKFTYIENHGGVFGLFQGHIIVFTIISSILITYILYTEWKNFLKADLIKKIAIIFIAAGATGNMFDRFFRGFVIDMIDFRGIWQFIFNVADVYIHIGIYILVLIYIFRKEK